A single genomic interval of Aneurinibacillus migulanus harbors:
- a CDS encoding pro-sigmaK processing inhibitor BofA family protein, with amino-acid sequence MDSITIGIVIAVAGLVFILMNQAAWNWVRWIGWAVGNLVIGSIILFLFNLVAESFSFEIPINPVTVTVTGFLGFPGLATLVIIKQFIL; translated from the coding sequence GTGGATAGCATAACCATTGGTATTGTGATTGCCGTAGCAGGTCTGGTTTTTATATTGATGAACCAGGCTGCCTGGAACTGGGTAAGATGGATCGGTTGGGCAGTGGGGAACCTCGTAATCGGGAGCATCATCCTTTTTCTCTTTAATCTTGTGGCCGAATCGTTTTCTTTTGAAATTCCAATTAATCCTGTGACAGTAACGGTAACCGGCTTTTTAGGATTTCCGGGGTTGGCCACGCTGGTTATTATAAAACAATTTATTTTATAA
- a CDS encoding CPBP family intramembrane glutamic endopeptidase — protein sequence MNRHERWERIAFYSALLLLIGYMSSLMLEFSSLQWVVTEQGKWRVESSEEPTRMGAIFLLSTLFFSVVPAFLYIPALLKVTRNEFPGWETGVSGKYAIYYFALYQMSYGVIIVLYMFFPYPWFSEQSVGGFVEGFLPQVMMFLFALLLFGNRLHDIGFVRPIKVKQLFFMVILFYLFSTFLLDSIITVPIADYFHFELDSWREEQISGEVIQAKSVSWLAGIAQVLLVGLFVPIAEETMFRGVLQTALTRRFGAILGILGSSLLFGVIHVDPVLFPPLFTMGLMLGFLRYYYGSIWAAVLFHALNNTITVLIYFFQ from the coding sequence GTGAATAGACATGAGCGGTGGGAAAGAATAGCATTTTATTCCGCCCTGCTCCTGCTGATTGGGTATATGAGTAGCCTGATGTTGGAATTTTCCTCTCTACAGTGGGTAGTTACGGAGCAGGGGAAATGGCGCGTAGAGTCGTCGGAAGAGCCTACGCGGATGGGAGCCATTTTTCTATTGAGCACGCTTTTTTTTAGCGTCGTACCGGCTTTTCTCTACATTCCCGCTCTACTAAAGGTGACAAGGAATGAATTTCCTGGCTGGGAAACGGGTGTATCAGGGAAATATGCCATATATTATTTTGCTTTATACCAGATGTCTTATGGTGTAATTATCGTGCTGTATATGTTTTTTCCCTATCCGTGGTTTTCCGAACAGTCTGTTGGAGGATTCGTTGAAGGGTTTCTTCCTCAGGTTATGATGTTTTTGTTTGCTCTACTTCTTTTTGGGAATCGACTTCATGATATTGGGTTTGTCCGCCCTATCAAGGTAAAGCAATTATTTTTCATGGTCATCCTTTTTTATCTTTTCTCCACTTTTTTGCTGGACTCGATTATTACTGTTCCTATTGCTGATTATTTTCACTTTGAATTAGATTCCTGGAGAGAAGAACAAATTTCCGGAGAAGTGATTCAGGCCAAAAGTGTGAGCTGGTTGGCCGGAATTGCTCAAGTTCTTTTGGTAGGACTGTTTGTGCCGATTGCGGAAGAAACGATGTTCCGAGGTGTGCTGCAAACGGCGCTGACCCGGCGCTTTGGTGCTATTTTAGGAATTTTAGGTTCCAGTTTGTTGTTTGGCGTTATTCATGTAGATCCGGTGTTGTTTCCTCCTTTATTCACGATGGGGTTAATGCTTGGATTTCTGCGGTATTATTACGGGAGCATTTGGGCAGCAGTTTTATTTCATGCGTTGAACAATACGATTACCGTATTGATTTATTTCTTTCAATAA
- the recR gene encoding recombination mediator RecR: MYYPEPIAKLIDGFMKLPGIGPKTAARLAFFVLSMKEDDVLEIAKALVNAKRNLVYCSVCQNITDTDPCRICSDTSRDKSVICVVQEPKDLIAMERTREYNGYYHVLHGAISPMEGIGPEDIRISELLRRLEDEEVKELILATNPNIEGEATAMYISRLVKPFGIRVTRIAHGLPVGGDLEYADEVTISKALEGRREL, encoded by the coding sequence GTGTATTATCCCGAACCGATAGCAAAATTGATTGACGGATTTATGAAATTGCCAGGCATTGGGCCGAAAACGGCAGCGCGCCTGGCTTTTTTTGTGCTAAGTATGAAGGAAGATGATGTTCTCGAAATCGCTAAGGCGTTGGTGAATGCTAAACGTAATCTCGTGTACTGCTCTGTGTGCCAGAATATTACTGACACAGATCCTTGCCGAATTTGTTCGGATACATCCCGCGACAAATCAGTGATTTGTGTTGTGCAAGAGCCGAAAGATTTGATTGCGATGGAAAGAACACGGGAATATAATGGATATTATCATGTTTTGCATGGGGCAATTTCTCCTATGGAAGGGATAGGCCCGGAAGATATCCGCATTTCCGAGCTTCTTCGTCGATTGGAAGACGAAGAGGTCAAAGAACTAATTTTGGCCACGAACCCAAATATTGAGGGAGAAGCTACAGCGATGTATATCTCCAGGCTGGTAAAACCATTCGGTATCCGTGTAACCCGGATTGCACACGGTCTTCCGGTTGGCGGCGATTTAGAATATGCGGATGAAGTAACCATTTCGAAAGCGTTGGAAGGAAGACGGGAGCTGTAG
- a CDS encoding YbaB/EbfC family nucleoid-associated protein, translating into MFGGGNMQNMMKQMKKMQQQMQKAQEDLKEQTVEGTSGGGMVTVIANGHKEIMSIKIKPEAVDPNDVEMLEDLVLAAVTEAMNKADEMVSKSMGKFTGGMNLPGLF; encoded by the coding sequence ATGTTTGGTGGCGGAAATATGCAAAATATGATGAAACAAATGAAGAAGATGCAGCAACAAATGCAGAAGGCGCAAGAAGATTTGAAAGAACAAACGGTGGAAGGTACGTCCGGTGGCGGCATGGTAACCGTAATAGCTAACGGCCATAAAGAAATTATGAGCATTAAAATCAAACCGGAAGCAGTGGACCCGAATGATGTAGAAATGCTTGAAGATCTGGTGCTTGCCGCAGTAACAGAAGCGATGAACAAAGCTGATGAAATGGTATCGAAAAGCATGGGCAAATTCACCGGGGGTATGAACCTTCCGGGATTATTCTAA